In the genome of Candidatus Reidiella endopervernicosa, one region contains:
- a CDS encoding tetratricopeptide repeat protein — translation MRYLLLLGLLLTSFAHAGGEPEFQIEQLQRQAIAGDAYAQLNLGAAFDNGFGVRRDHEQAFYWYRAAAEQGVAEAQFNLGHLYASGLGVPQSYRTAAEWLERAAEQGVVDAAYLLGVIHRDGLGVEPDFGVAHRWFSQAARGGQSDAVRALQALKVK, via the coding sequence ATGCGTTACCTCCTCTTACTCGGCTTGTTGCTGACTTCGTTCGCCCACGCCGGTGGCGAACCCGAATTTCAAATTGAGCAACTCCAACGCCAAGCTATTGCGGGCGATGCCTATGCTCAGCTCAATTTGGGTGCTGCCTTTGATAATGGCTTCGGTGTGAGGCGAGACCATGAGCAGGCTTTTTACTGGTACCGGGCGGCGGCTGAGCAGGGGGTGGCAGAAGCGCAGTTTAATCTTGGTCACCTCTATGCCAGTGGACTTGGTGTGCCTCAGAGTTACCGGACGGCGGCTGAGTGGCTTGAGCGTGCCGCGGAACAGGGCGTGGTGGATGCGGCCTATCTGCTCGGTGTAATCCATCGGGATGGCCTGGGTGTTGAGCCTGACTTTGGCGTAGCGCATCGCTGGTTTTCACAGGCGGCTCGTGGTGGGCAGAGTGATGCCGTACGGGCACTGCAGGCGCTGAAAGTTAAGTAA
- a CDS encoding rRNA large subunit pseudouridine synthase E has translation MLILLNKPYGVLTQFTDREGRETLADYVDLKGVYPAGRLDRDSEGLLLLTDDGPLQAEISHPKYKKPKCYWVQVEGDVDAAALEQLRQGVLLKDGKTRPAKAEHIEEPELWPRNPPVRFRKEIPTSWLALTITEGRNRQVRRMTAAVGFPTLRLVRYSIGDWTLNGLAPGQWREIDSPPRAKRKPNPNPRRPMAQRGRRRTNRGRTA, from the coding sequence GTGCTGATTCTGCTTAACAAACCTTATGGCGTCTTGACCCAGTTCACCGACAGAGAGGGGCGTGAAACGCTCGCCGACTATGTCGATCTGAAAGGTGTCTATCCAGCTGGTCGTCTCGACCGAGACAGTGAAGGCCTGCTGTTGCTGACCGACGATGGGCCGCTGCAGGCTGAGATCAGTCATCCCAAATATAAAAAACCGAAGTGCTACTGGGTGCAGGTCGAGGGCGATGTCGACGCGGCAGCGCTGGAACAGCTGCGCCAGGGCGTGCTGTTGAAGGATGGCAAGACACGCCCGGCGAAGGCGGAACATATCGAAGAGCCTGAGCTCTGGCCGCGTAATCCACCGGTGCGTTTTCGCAAGGAGATTCCTACCTCGTGGCTTGCGCTGACCATTACTGAAGGACGCAATCGTCAGGTGCGACGTATGACCGCAGCCGTCGGTTTCCCCACCCTGCGTCTGGTGCGCTACTCAATTGGTGATTGGACGCTGAACGGTCTGGCGCCAGGTCAATGGCGAGAGATCGACTCCCCACCAAGGGCGAAACGCAAACCCAATCCCAATCCCCGTAGACCAATGGCTCAACGTGGGCGGCGTCGCACCAACCGTGGGCGTACCGCTTGA
- a CDS encoding DUF2384 domain-containing protein, with protein MSSTAAEISVDLTHTVMRILSEWKVDPADQVKLLGLPEKTKPRALKRYTESTPLPEQGDSMARITHLIAIQQYLSVMFSYNPVLGDMWVTTPSERFNNQSPLEVMIVGGIDGMERVRNHMEGVPEW; from the coding sequence ATGTCTTCCACCGCAGCAGAAATTAGTGTTGATCTGACCCATACCGTGATGCGTATCCTGAGTGAGTGGAAGGTCGATCCTGCCGATCAGGTCAAACTGCTCGGTCTGCCGGAGAAGACCAAACCGCGTGCACTGAAGCGATATACAGAGTCGACTCCGCTGCCGGAGCAGGGTGACAGCATGGCGCGCATTACCCATCTGATCGCGATCCAGCAGTACCTCTCTGTCATGTTCTCCTACAATCCGGTGTTGGGTGATATGTGGGTGACCACACCGAGTGAACGTTTCAACAACCAGTCGCCACTTGAGGTGATGATAGTTGGTGGTATCGATGGGATGGAGCGGGTGCGTAACCACATGGAAGGCGTGCCCGAGTGGTAG
- a CDS encoding HAD family hydrolase, translating to MALISNASTAEVAAWSESPLAPHFDAVLFSCESGHAKPDAQIYHLASERLGVAAAQCLFVGDGGSDEHRGAAAVGMRPVLTTQYLGRSYTTEAVEQRRQHVDYEVASVAELPGLLLSA from the coding sequence CTGGCACTGATCTCTAACGCCTCTACTGCTGAGGTTGCGGCATGGTCTGAGTCACCACTGGCACCACACTTCGATGCGGTGTTATTTAGCTGTGAGAGTGGCCATGCCAAGCCCGATGCACAGATCTACCATCTCGCCAGTGAGCGGCTGGGGGTGGCGGCGGCGCAGTGTCTGTTTGTCGGTGATGGCGGTAGCGATGAGCACCGCGGTGCGGCGGCGGTGGGGATGCGCCCGGTGCTGACGACCCAGTATCTGGGGCGTTCATACACGACGGAGGCGGTCGAGCAGCGTCGACAGCATGTCGATTATGAGGTCGCTTCCGTTGCTGAGCTGCCTGGTCTGCTGCTTTCCGCTTAA
- a CDS encoding YchJ family protein produces MSEACPCGSGQPYERCCGPIIEGQREAESAEALMRSRYTAYTRGDSHYLLKSWHPDTRPEQLDLTSEPQPRWLGLKIVRTEAGTINDQEGRVEFIARYKSSGRAERLHEVSRFIKLAGQWLYRDGVLNQHN; encoded by the coding sequence ATGAGTGAGGCGTGTCCCTGTGGTTCCGGTCAGCCCTATGAGCGCTGCTGCGGCCCCATTATTGAAGGTCAGCGCGAGGCAGAGAGCGCCGAGGCACTGATGCGCTCTCGCTACACCGCCTACACACGCGGCGATAGCCACTATCTACTCAAGAGCTGGCACCCCGATACACGCCCCGAGCAGCTCGACCTGACGAGCGAACCACAGCCCAGGTGGCTGGGACTTAAGATCGTGCGAACCGAAGCAGGAACCATTAATGACCAGGAGGGTCGCGTAGAATTTATTGCGCGATATAAATCATCTGGGCGCGCAGAGCGCCTCCACGAGGTAAGTCGCTTCATTAAACTAGCAGGGCAGTGGTTATACCGCGACGGCGTTCTAAACCAGCATAATTAA
- a CDS encoding polysaccharide pyruvyl transferase family protein has protein sequence MLSVDLATSGVLSGVEGEVEVAYFCTEQTVQYTYSGGEHRYELYESVDQLVEFDRVIFWGDFLHWITYANSDFYRRSRRRDPEKSYSEILDQWYKLLLLEGAPLELKRRVVCFGGTIYGLREEQLSNRRYHEALSSLYRESTLVLMRDVFSAGFVSQLTQKPVMTFGCDCALFYENVTNLPYQANPELPENYALCSFGRSGAKQLSKVFAKHLARLAGVQLIDLAWFGKPMGVEALHNRLSVIKRAKFVVTDIYHVSVNSLREGVPVLCIGKGGGRVDGSLSDKKKEVFFRQHLASDYYIYLEELHEAVRRDEDFSKFCDSYFKLIEKGALFESLHQRLIAHREQVRSTLLGALNGD, from the coding sequence ATGCTCTCGGTTGATCTGGCGACAAGCGGTGTGCTGTCGGGCGTTGAGGGTGAAGTAGAGGTGGCCTATTTCTGTACGGAGCAAACTGTACAGTACACCTATTCCGGCGGAGAGCATCGGTATGAGCTCTATGAGAGTGTCGATCAGCTGGTTGAGTTCGACAGGGTTATCTTCTGGGGGGATTTTCTCCACTGGATAACCTATGCAAATAGCGACTTTTACAGAAGGAGTAGAAGGCGTGATCCCGAGAAAAGTTATAGTGAAATCCTTGATCAGTGGTACAAGTTGCTACTGCTTGAAGGTGCGCCGCTTGAGTTAAAAAGGAGAGTGGTCTGCTTCGGTGGGACTATCTATGGGCTGCGTGAGGAGCAGTTATCGAATCGTCGTTATCATGAGGCACTCAGTTCTCTGTATCGAGAATCGACGCTGGTGTTGATGCGAGATGTCTTCTCAGCAGGTTTTGTCTCACAACTAACTCAGAAACCAGTAATGACATTTGGTTGTGATTGCGCGCTCTTCTACGAGAATGTAACAAATTTGCCCTATCAAGCGAATCCTGAGCTTCCCGAAAATTATGCGCTCTGTTCATTCGGTCGCTCGGGGGCCAAGCAGTTGTCGAAAGTTTTCGCCAAACATCTGGCTCGTCTGGCAGGTGTGCAGCTGATCGATCTCGCCTGGTTTGGTAAGCCGATGGGGGTGGAGGCGCTCCATAACAGACTCTCTGTTATCAAACGCGCCAAGTTTGTCGTGACCGATATCTACCATGTTTCAGTGAACAGTTTGCGAGAAGGTGTCCCTGTGTTGTGCATTGGCAAAGGCGGTGGAAGGGTGGATGGGTCGCTCTCTGATAAGAAAAAGGAGGTCTTTTTCAGGCAACATCTGGCTAGCGATTATTACATCTATCTTGAGGAGCTTCACGAAGCTGTGCGGCGCGATGAAGATTTTTCCAAGTTCTGTGACTCTTACTTCAAGTTGATCGAGAAGGGAGCTCTGTTCGAGTCGCTGCATCAGCGATTGATCGCACATCGTGAGCAGGTGAGGTCGACGCTGTTGGGCGCATTGAACGGAGATTGA
- a CDS encoding glycosyltransferase family 2 protein produces MKPLVSIIIPSYNAGARLVPCIKSCLVQSYENLEIILVDNNSTDGSIEEASRLLEPNAIRSKIVRCTEQGSMPSRVMGFEHSEGEFIQLLDADDELLPEKIAVQMAQFEVSVGVDVIYGDWEWRFLRDDGSYSALHFKSDNYSDYLLRLLANEWRPPICFLTRRKVMAAVYPEYIKHKIKINEDRLSISLVAAVGAVFRYAPGAVSIYNNWSSGQETKNISQDEMAAANRDIFTAVAEHLDQSRIEMSAMHRTLLNLSWNLVELGEVDIEKDGETFFVRLEKGAERVELSAAEKNLIVALGGCQGGQTMEAYSYLLLRRLIRMIAPRGDEEFGRVMAKLSAVLGLASGVDGRGRDGCEGFESQVLANSNLKQLLAGPLYMPILTKERMRVVEIMGRLLSIGVLVESARGE; encoded by the coding sequence GTGAAACCACTCGTCTCAATAATTATTCCCAGTTACAACGCCGGTGCACGGTTGGTGCCGTGTATCAAGAGCTGTCTGGTGCAGAGCTACGAAAACCTCGAGATCATTCTGGTCGATAACAACTCTACCGATGGCAGTATTGAAGAGGCCTCGAGACTACTAGAGCCGAATGCTATTCGGTCGAAGATCGTTCGCTGCACAGAGCAGGGTTCGATGCCATCACGCGTAATGGGGTTTGAACACTCAGAGGGCGAGTTTATTCAGCTGCTCGATGCCGATGATGAGTTGTTGCCGGAGAAGATCGCCGTGCAGATGGCGCAGTTTGAAGTGTCGGTCGGCGTCGATGTGATCTATGGCGACTGGGAGTGGCGTTTCCTGCGAGATGATGGGAGCTACAGTGCGCTCCACTTCAAGTCGGATAACTACTCCGACTATCTGCTGCGCTTGTTGGCTAATGAGTGGCGGCCACCGATCTGTTTTCTGACCCGTCGCAAGGTGATGGCGGCGGTCTATCCCGAATATATTAAGCACAAGATCAAGATTAATGAAGACCGCCTTTCTATCTCGCTGGTTGCAGCTGTAGGAGCGGTGTTTCGTTACGCACCCGGTGCTGTGTCGATCTATAACAACTGGTCATCCGGACAGGAGACGAAGAATATCAGTCAGGATGAGATGGCCGCTGCTAACAGGGATATCTTTACTGCGGTAGCTGAGCATCTTGATCAATCAAGAATAGAGATGAGTGCCATGCACCGGACACTGCTCAATCTCTCATGGAATCTGGTTGAGCTGGGAGAGGTGGATATTGAAAAGGATGGGGAGACCTTTTTCGTTAGATTAGAAAAGGGTGCTGAGCGTGTAGAACTGAGTGCAGCCGAGAAGAATTTGATCGTCGCATTGGGGGGTTGTCAGGGGGGGCAGACGATGGAGGCTTACTCTTATCTGCTGCTAAGGCGCTTGATCAGGATGATCGCACCGCGAGGTGATGAAGAGTTTGGACGCGTTATGGCAAAGCTATCTGCTGTGCTTGGATTGGCCAGTGGTGTAGATGGGCGCGGTCGAGATGGTTGTGAAGGATTCGAGAGCCAAGTGCTCGCAAATAGTAATTTGAAGCAGCTATTAGCGGGGCCGCTCTATATGCCGATATTAACTAAAGAGCGCATGAGGGTTGTAGAGATTATGGGCAGGCTGCTAAGCATTGGCGTGCTTGTTGAATCTGCCAGGGGAGAATGA
- a CDS encoding Stf0 family sulfotransferase, with amino-acid sequence MSDTTDKKIVEAMSASHDLNTGVETSHRFALLTVPRSGSWLLSKMMERTGLAGAPDEYLNIRNIRAYANINSIKDVVIKSYLQELERRRTSANGTFGLKLHWDQFADVFSNKDKVIIQEGLDFLQEMDVLIRLYRRDKLSQAISNFIAMKTDEWMVTHDSNGQNSTRDVEVLFDPIAITNELKWMVWQERMWIEFLQRHKLSYESICYEELVADYEGESRRVLTLIGVDESVPVPEQQLKRQANELNARLRSEYLCYLGLSDQ; translated from the coding sequence ATGTCGGATACCACAGATAAAAAGATTGTTGAGGCGATGTCAGCATCGCACGACCTGAATACAGGGGTGGAGACAAGCCATCGCTTTGCATTGCTGACGGTACCCCGCTCGGGTAGTTGGCTGCTGAGCAAGATGATGGAGCGGACTGGATTGGCGGGCGCGCCCGATGAGTATCTGAATATCAGAAATATCCGCGCCTATGCCAACATCAATAGCATCAAAGATGTGGTAATAAAATCGTACCTGCAGGAGCTTGAGCGGCGCAGAACCTCGGCCAACGGTACCTTCGGTCTCAAACTTCATTGGGATCAGTTTGCAGATGTCTTTAGTAACAAGGATAAGGTGATAATCCAGGAGGGATTAGACTTTCTGCAGGAGATGGATGTTCTGATTCGTCTCTATCGCCGGGATAAGCTCTCTCAGGCAATCTCAAACTTTATCGCCATGAAGACCGATGAGTGGATGGTTACGCACGATAGCAATGGGCAGAATTCGACCAGAGATGTGGAAGTGCTCTTCGATCCGATTGCGATTACCAACGAGCTGAAATGGATGGTCTGGCAAGAGCGCATGTGGATTGAGTTTTTACAACGTCACAAACTCAGCTATGAGTCGATCTGCTATGAAGAGCTGGTAGCCGACTACGAGGGCGAGTCGCGAAGGGTGCTTACCTTGATCGGTGTCGATGAGAGTGTGCCGGTGCCGGAGCAGCAGCTAAAGCGGCAGGCAAATGAGTTAAATGCCCGCCTGCGCAGTGAGTATCTCTGTTACCTCGGACTCTCCGATCAATAG